GCATCAGCTGTCATCCTGAAGCCCGTGTTGATGGCTTGAACTGGGATTTGATGAACGACGGTATCGGGAACCCCAAAAATACGCGCAGCATGTTGCTGTCTCATGCCACACCGCCGGTCATGAGCCTCGGCGTTCGCGACAAAGCAGAAACAGCGGTCCGCGCCGGCATTCGATATATTCAATTTGCCATACGGCCCGATGAAGATGCCCAAGCCATTGACAGCTATCTAAAAGCGCTGAAACCGGTTGCCAGTCCTTATTTGCAAGAGGGCGCTTTAACGGAATCTGCCCAACGAGGTAAAGAACTCTTTCATAACCAAGGGGGCTGTGCACATTGCCATCCTGCCCCTTTATATACAGATCTGAAACTCCATGAACTGGGATTGACTCAGGGATTGGATGAGGGCAAAGCCGTGGATACGCCGACCTTGGTCGAGATCTGGCGTACTGCCCCCTACCTTCATGACGGCCGTGCGGCTACCTTGCATGAGGTGTTGAAACAATACAACGCAGATGATCGGCATGGGAAAACAAAGGATCTTGACGAAGAGGCGCTGGATGATCTGGTCGCCTTCTTGCTCTCCTTATAAGGGCAGCACGCTCAGATCCGAATACCCCTTTGGAAGCCGCAATTCGGCCACGCCATAGATAGGCTGATCAAAAACCGGCGCGGCCTAAAACGCCTATAAACGCATAGATACATTTACAGCATTAATTTATACCGAAAACAGGAACCCCAGTTATGATGCCAAGCACCATTACCGATAACAATAAGCTCTCGATCACCTCCTTCGAACGGGCGAGATGCAAAGAGCATGTAATAACCTTCCAATCCGAAGTACAAAGTGAGTTTGCACAGGCTTGCACCCACGTGGCGGATGCGGTGGGCCAACGGAATGCCTCCCTCATTGCCT
This portion of the Candidatus Hydrogenedentota bacterium genome encodes:
- a CDS encoding c-type cytochrome; this translates as MNNDTAFAALYFDDSVAEISLTSQGRNKTDRIPLVNEDVVLSEERKGEQYFHDAELCFQHWQSCISCHPEARVDGLNWDLMNDGIGNPKNTRSMLLSHATPPVMSLGVRDKAETAVRAGIRYIQFAIRPDEDAQAIDSYLKALKPVASPYLQEGALTESAQRGKELFHNQGGCAHCHPAPLYTDLKLHELGLTQGLDEGKAVDTPTLVEIWRTAPYLHDGRAATLHEVLKQYNADDRHGKTKDLDEEALDDLVAFLLSL